Part of the Poecilia reticulata strain Guanapo linkage group LG2, Guppy_female_1.0+MT, whole genome shotgun sequence genome is shown below.
tttttaaattttcttttatggtGGAAATGAACTTCCGTacttttcagattgtgttttgaattattttctccAGAATTATTAATTATGTCTCCAAAACTCCGAATGAAGCAATTCTGCTGTTGAAACGTCACCAAACGTGAAAATCTTTTCTCGATGCTGCGCCTGTAGGATCTCACAGATACAATTCTCCATATAATTTCTAATGTTTATTTCCtggattattttaatatttatgtatttattcatccTCTAACGCGAACTCATGTGATATAAAACACGCCACATGGTGGCGCTGCCTCctcaacagaaacattaataagGATATTAGCCAatgttgatgattttttttaaattattggttTTTTCCGTCTTGAATGTTTTGTAGCATAATTCCGTTTAATCTGGAGATTTTTCGGGGAAACAACCAAAATCCTGaactaatatatttttctgtggagCCGCAGTGACTGTCAGAGGAAAAACTGagacattaaagtttttttatcctgttttgTTTGACAGATGTTTCACATGCTTTGGTTTTTAAGTCTCATTCATGTAATAAAAATCCTTCCTCTCTGTTTGAATCCATCGTTGCCTCTCCAGCCAATCATGGTTTCTGTTGCCACGTAACGGGCTAAAGTTGGAGTATAAAAAGCTGCGCGCTAATAAATTATGACGCCCGTCAGCGCGGCTCATTTTCCCACGCAGCTCCGAGGCGCATCACGTCGCAGCGGATCTTGTCCTTCTGGTTCACCTGAAGCCGAGCAGCAGAGACCATGCACCTGTCCCGGACTGCGCTGTGCCTCAGCCTGCTGGCTGTTCTGGGTCCCGTGGTTCTGAGCGAGCCGGACCCGCAGCCGGCCGCCGCCACCAGCCCCACGGACACGGAGCAGTGCCTCACCTGCGAGGTGCGGCAGCACATCAAGACCATGCGGATCAACGCCATCAAGTCGCAGATTCTGAGCAAACTGCGCATGAAGGAGGCGCCCAACATCAGCCGGGACGcggtgcagctgctgctgcccaaGGCGCcgccgctgcagcagctgctggaccaGTACGACGTGCTGGGAGACGACAGCCGGGATCCGGTACCGGAGGAGGACGACGAGCACGCGACCACCGAGACCCTGATGATCATGGCCACTGAACGTAAGTCTGCCTCGAGCTCCACTTTCTGCTCCATTTACGCGTCTTCTGTGCGTAAAGCCACATTTTACGCTCAGAACTGCAAGTAAGGAGCTTTTTCCCGTCGCATGGAGATTCTAGATGTTGGTTGtgaagaaatgaatgaagaagaaTCCAGAGGactttgttttatgtgtttcttGCAGAACAATTTGGCGGTTTCTTGActatttttgtgtgtaaaatcttgttttacGCACAAAACGGCTTTTATTTTGGCATCTCATTGAGGTGCTTAGATGTTGAAGCTGCTTTTTACTGGAGCTGATCAagacaacaaacagaaaacgcTCTATTATGGCATCATTctgagttttagattttaagatGAATATCGAAGCATTATGAAGATTAAGAAGGTTTATGACACTTTCATAATGGGTAAAATGAAGCTTTACGCTCAAAAGAGGAGATAAAAGAAACCAAGTGAGACATCAGATGGAGGTTTTCGGTGATCCTGGTGAATTAAAAACGGTATTTCTGTTGGTGTTTGCAAgacaaagtttctgtttttattgatttctgtGAATGAAATGAAGTTTTGCGGACATaaaaacgcaataaaaacataaagtttgACATTACCTGGAAGTTTTTTGGTGATTCTGGTGAATTGAGCATCATCAAGATTACAAATTGTATTTTGTTCGAGTTTGCGAcacaaattgtttatttttgttgcacatGTTGGTAAAATGAAGTTTTGAGCGAAAACGTTTTAACAATAAAACGAGGTAACGGGTCAGACATGAGGTGAAGTGACGCGCAGGGATTCAGGTTCGGATCCGTAAAGGTTCTGAATCCGCCCTCAGGTGAAGCGCAGCTCCAAGTCGAATCGAACGGATTCGGTTTGTTTCAGCTTCATCTGTCAccttcaaacaaaacaaccttCATCTCTTTCCTTCTGACGTGAAGCCAGAAGCTGCGGCTCTGGTTCTGTCCGCAGCCTGCAGGGTCCGCTGGACGCGGAGCGAACAGGAGAACCTGAAAATCACCCGAACCGGTTCCATGTTCCACCTGTGAATATTTACCCTCCGTGCGTCATGTCCTGCTCTGTGTTCCTGCAGCCGACCCGGCGGTCCAGGAGGACGGGGAACCGACGTGCTGCTTCTTCTCCTTCACGCAGAAGCTGCAGGCCACGCGGATCGTGCGCGCGCAGCTGTGGGTGCACATGCGCCCGGCGGCCGAGGCGACCACCGTGTTCCTGCAGATCTCCCGCCTCATGCCGGCCACGGACGGCGGCAGGAGGCACGTCCGGATCCGCTCCCTGAAGATCGACGTGAAGGCCGGGGTCAGCTCGTGGCAGAGCATCGACGTGAAGCAGGTGGTGGCGGTGTGGCTGCGGCAGCCGGAGACCAACTGGGGCATCGAGATCAGGGCCTTCGACTCGCGGGGGAACGACCTGGCGGTGACCGCGGTGCAGGCCGGGGAGGACGGGCTGGTGAGTCCCGGCGCTCCGCCTGGAGCTTCAGCCACAAATATCATTTATATTTTCCTGCAGTTTGAGTTTCATGAGAACTTTTCTCGTCATCTTTCGGGACTCTTTAACTTTAACTCCTCCTAAACTGACCGAgttggaaaaagagaaaaaattgttttcaaaccaggatttcatttattgaggaaacaaaaaagaaccgAACTAACCTGGTTCTGCGTGGAAATGTTACAGACCAGCAGCTGGagataaaaaaactatttaacatccttcatttttattaattgttgCCCGTCTGTGGCTTTGAATGAGTCAAACCGATGTGAGcgcatttatatttatgtaagTAAACAATAATTGGTGATGCTGagcagcagtggtgggaagtaacgaagtacaagtacttcgttactgtacttaagtacaatttttgtgcatctgtacttaagtagatttaataatggatactttctacttcactacatttctacaaactctCGCGTTACTCGTttcatccaagtcgcgttgctctttttgtccgttaaaatgtgaagttcagggatttaaggtggcgccgtaaaatcccagcaataacgtgacttagtgtctgttgtcacccatcggctccacctttactcgcacgcggagctccagacatgcgcagtggtttcctctgagcgggagaagatgtctgtctaatgtcagtaatataatagctgcataaattgatatggcgacatgtaaaatcagcagcgcttcgctttcacagacggtggaacttcatccaacttttagcgtcacttKgaaggaaagcttaaagaaaggtaagatctgtggaSGTGATGCTAGCWaagctagctgtactgagacacatgttgcatctgcgatgaaaaacaGTTGTTACTGATgcgctgaattactgtgtggaggttttgactgaggCGTCGCATGTATGGaacaacgctggtaccaaagtctGCTACATAGTGATaggacattcaggaacgatccgattcttctggacggatctttactatgGTTGATRGGACTGAAGcatcactgagagccgttctgtgttcttgtaatgctctgcgtacactgcagtagctattattttattttaaaatatctttatatttaattgatgaataaattaaacaggAACGTAggaacgcagagcatgctcattgctctttgttttcgcctcctgtcatggtggccgacgttgcagcaggagggaggatgagaacagtcgcCTCCTTCTGCTCGGTTACTTCTAGCTTATTgttccttggtcagtgttcatggTTGAGCGTTGTTTAGCATTAATGCATTGCCTTAATTACTATGTTTcatggtgcagacagttgtggtttctgacattggcagtatgggcaaccgcccagggcgttatttttttagggctggcaggagacctctgtggatTGTGGTACAGAGATGAaggcaaaacagaatgaagaggttacatttatttcagctctaagtatttaatatccaggtgtttttatgggaatgtggattaATTTGAGAAGCAACTTCGATAGGTAAActtcattttattgtgtcacgtagcgcgggGCGCCGGTCTTGATTTGGTCTCCggttcggtggtctagactacaactttGACCTTTGCAGGCGTAAACAGAGCTGGTTAGTAActtgttacatttacttgagtaacttttttggaggaaatgtacttttaggagtatttttactacgttATACTTTCTACTCTTACTGGAGAAAAAGTTCTGGATTTTACTGAAAAACCAAAATCTCAGCAGACAGACTCACCTGCAGCTTCTGTTCAAGGTTTTTActcaaagattttattttttggtcattttggtCTGTGTGATGATGCggtttttaaacattaagtgactgataatttgatcagttccTCCGTACTGCAGAGGACTTTTTATCGAGTCTGACTTTGGCTCGTGCCGTTCAGCCGCAGCAGGCggtcaaacaggaagtaatCAGGCTGGCTCACCTGGACCAATCACATCAAGCCGCTCCGCATTCCTCACAGCATTCTGTGTGACTCTGCAAATCAGAGTAAttgcctgcacacacacacacaaacacacacacacaccctgggCGATCGATGACCAGCAGCTCCGGCCTCTGCAGCAGCTAACCAACCGTCTGATGATTTAATTTCTCTGAAAGTCGCGGTTTCATCATGTTTCCGTGACACGTTTGAAGACTCGCTGCCAGGAGGAAATTAGAGGCTGAACGCTGACTCCGCTCCATCGGGGTCAAAAATGACCCGAAATAATTTGGGTTAGTTAGCCGGTCATAAGAGGAAAACATGGaggtttgctttttaaagtcGGATTTTCACcatgtcattcattcattcattcattcctaAATGTTACTGTTTCAAACTAGatgtttagttagcaagctaaatatttagatccaAACTAAGTAATAAAGTAGTTCTAAACTATATAGTTAGCTttgagctagctaaatatttactttagaaattaaatatttaggagctcagagataaatatttatttaatatgcatatttatatttacaataaGTAAAAGTCGACCATTAAACTGAAAGTTGGGTcttatcagtaaatatttagccCTGAGCTAGCCAAACATTAAGTTAGCTTTGAGctagcaaaatatttatttacctcTGAGTTAGctcaatatttagctagctcagagccaaatatttagaaaacatgcaaattcaGATGCTGTGAAGATGTATCTggctatcaaaataaaagctgtgggTTAAGAACTTCCAGGAACTCCTGCTGGTGAGACTGAATCCACCGATCTTGTTTTAAGCTGAAttgttgcaaaagaaaacacatgaagaagAGATATGAAAACAGGAGTCCATGAAGCGGCAgggaagcttttattttgatagtccacTTCCAGTTATCAGCAACTGAATTTACATTTACTTACAGTAGCttgaagccaaatatttagttggacaactaaatatttaatttgaagctaaatatttagcttgctagctaattGTTTAGCTATAGCGAATAGTTAGCTTCTAATCCTAATCCGTCTCATTGTGTTCTGTCGTTCCAGCAACCGTTCATGGAGGTGAAGGTGTCTGAGGGCCCCCGTCGGGCCCGGAGAGACTCGGGTCTGGACTGCGATGAGAACTCGCTGGAGTCCCGCTGCTGCCGCTACCCGCTCACCGTGGACTTCGAGGACTTTGGCTGGGACTGGATTATCGCCCCAAAGCGCTACAAGGCTAACTACTGCTCCGGGGAGTGCGAGTACATGCACCTGCAGAAGTACCCGCACACCCACCTGGTGAACCAGGCCATCCCCCGGGGGTCCGCGGGCCCCTGCTGCACCCCCACTAAGATGTCCCCCATCAACATGCTCTACTTCAACGACAAGGAGCAGATCATCTACGGTAAGATCCCGTCCATGGTGGTGGACCGCTGCGGCTGCTCCTGAGCGCGGGGCGCCGCGCCTCAACCCTTCAGACTCCAGACCGATCCGATGCTTTCCTGCAGCCacctgaggccacaagcagcccGGCCCCCTGCAGGGCGGCGCTTTCACCACCAGCATACTGTAGCTTTCTTTCTTCCAGTGAAACTTTAGCCGCCCGGCTCGAAGCCAGACGGGCGCCAGAACAGAACAACGCCTGATGGACCGTGAAGTGAATGTAGCAAGAAATGATCCAAgttaaaccaaaaacatttgttccCCCCCAAAGTTCCTGTCTCTCTTTTCTGTATGAGGAATAAAGTTACAATAATTTGGGTTAATTAAcctgacagagaaaaacatggagCTTCATTTTTCAGTCCTATTTTTTTCATGATACTCATGAATGTCAGTTTCAAACCAAGCATTTAGTTTGAGTCTAACTATTTAGTTAACAAGCTAAATTTAGCTCCACAAGTATTCAGTGAGCAAGATAactatttagctccaaactaaacatACAGCTCTGCGCTAGCTACCAagctaactgaatatttagtttgaaactttGACATTTACGTATGAATGAATAGTGAAAATGTGAGTGTGAAAAATGAACcctcatgtttttctctgatcTCAAATAACTcagattattgctgttaatttttgaccGTAACCTTAAAAGCCTGGACAGACCAACACGCGTTTCGACGCTTTGCTGCGTTTGTGAAAACCAGTTTAATCGTCTCTGACGTTTGGAGACCCGTTGGAGTCACATTTCACCCCAGCTGAGCCGCCAACAATGAAACGTCCAGAACAGTAACAGACCGTCTGGTTAGCAGCATTCCCCCGTTAGTCGACTAATATTCAGCTAAACTCTCCCCAGCATGGCGGTTTGACTGGAGCAGAACCAGTTTTGGGTGAACCCAGCTGAGCGGTTCTGATTGTAGCGTCGGCCCTGAACTGGAGGCGCAGTGAACCCGAGATGTGAGTGACCCAGTTTGCACTATGGACACCAACAGGACGAGTTGGTGGCTACAAAGAGttgtaaaaactgattttgataTGTTTGGTTATTTGTATTGTGTGCAGTTGTTTCCACTGATGGTGTGTATAAAAACCACAATGtagcaaataaaacatgttatacAGAAACTCCATATGTACTTGTTTCAACAAATAAAGTCTGTAGC
Proteins encoded:
- the mstnb gene encoding growth/differentiation factor 8, producing the protein MHLSRTALCLSLLAVLGPVVLSEPDPQPAAATSPTDTEQCLTCEVRQHIKTMRINAIKSQILSKLRMKEAPNISRDAVQLLLPKAPPLQQLLDQYDVLGDDSRDPVPEEDDEHATTETLMIMATEPDPAVQEDGEPTCCFFSFTQKLQATRIVRAQLWVHMRPAAEATTVFLQISRLMPATDGGRRHVRIRSLKIDVKAGVSSWQSIDVKQVVAVWLRQPETNWGIEIRAFDSRGNDLAVTAVQAGEDGLQPFMEVKVSEGPRRARRDSGLDCDENSLESRCCRYPLTVDFEDFGWDWIIAPKRYKANYCSGECEYMHLQKYPHTHLVNQAIPRGSAGPCCTPTKMSPINMLYFNDKEQIIYGKIPSMVVDRCGCS